One stretch of Gadus macrocephalus chromosome 12, ASM3116895v1 DNA includes these proteins:
- the LOC132468551 gene encoding inactive N-acetylated-alpha-linked acidic dipeptidase-like protein 2 — MMAYRKVDDGQGRPLGGEVLQCSEGLGGLDWSLDKEGDLQEPEPGLVRMQLQHAEHQRTGCTNASPDPDLMEPIQPSVSVSPHGRFERLQEDPDYISHFTRCPGHKGQRRLHCTLARYLLAGACFFVTGLLIGRFTRSPESGPLALPEDSKDLLEDLLKGITADKIKTLQSPLWHVNV, encoded by the exons ATGATGGCGTACCGGAAGGTGGACGACGGGCAGGGCCGCCCGCTTGGGGGGGAGGTCCTGCAGTGCTCCGAGGGCCTGGGGGGTCTGGATTGGAGCCTGGATAAAGAGGGGGACCTCCAGGAACCTGAACCAGGCCTGGTCCGCATGCAGTTGCAGCACGCTGAACACCAGAGGACAG GTTGCACTAACGCCAGCCCGGACCCTGACCTCATGGAGCCCATCCAGCCCTCCGTGTCCGTCTCCCCTCACGGACGTTTCGAGCGGCTCCAAGAGGACCCCGATTACATCTCCCACTTCACCCGCTGCCCCGGACACAAGGGCCAACGGAGGCTGCACTGCACCCTGGCCAG GTACCTGCTGGCCGGGGCGTGTTTCTTTGTCACGGGGCTCCTGATTGGCCGTTTCACTCGTTCCCCGGAGAGTGGTCCATTGGCCCTCCCTGAGGATAGCAAAGACCTGCTGGAGGATCTCCTTAAAGGGATCACAGCTGACAAGATTAAGACCCTGCAGAG